The following proteins come from a genomic window of Ilumatobacter coccineus YM16-304:
- a CDS encoding ferritin family protein: MRFDIDRYLDKVAALDDSDIDYERFADEPLSDDVLRCLRYMHDVEHHTTCYLRDLLVTSAHEDPAVTSFLAMWSYEEFWHGEAIGKVLEAHGELAGRDRVALTRRRVGADRLRTLGFMAVSSFTDNVVAIAMTWGAINEWTTQAGYLRLASVADHDVLSPLLRRIARQEGRHIDFYASQAEERLTSRSAQRWVRTALKAKWKPVGSNVMPNAETDHLVRMLFGGSEGAAMSERIDERIDRLPGLAGLGLVDDVRRSVAA; the protein is encoded by the coding sequence ATGAGATTCGACATCGACCGTTACCTCGACAAGGTCGCCGCGCTCGACGACAGCGACATCGACTACGAGCGCTTCGCCGACGAGCCCCTGTCGGACGACGTGCTGCGCTGCCTGCGCTACATGCACGACGTCGAGCATCACACGACCTGCTACCTCCGCGACCTGCTGGTGACCTCGGCACACGAGGATCCCGCCGTGACGTCGTTCCTGGCGATGTGGTCGTACGAGGAGTTCTGGCACGGCGAAGCAATCGGCAAGGTGCTCGAGGCTCACGGCGAGCTGGCGGGCCGTGACCGCGTGGCGCTCACCCGCCGCCGGGTCGGGGCCGACCGACTGCGGACCCTCGGCTTCATGGCCGTGTCGAGCTTCACCGACAACGTCGTCGCGATCGCCATGACCTGGGGTGCCATCAACGAGTGGACGACGCAGGCCGGGTACCTCCGTCTGGCCTCGGTGGCCGATCACGACGTGTTGTCGCCGCTGCTTCGTCGCATCGCCCGGCAGGAGGGACGTCACATCGACTTCTACGCCAGTCAGGCCGAGGAGCGGCTCACGAGTCGTTCGGCCCAGCGCTGGGTGCGAACGGCACTGAAGGCGAAGTGGAAACCGGTCGGCTCGAACGTGATGCCGAACGCCGAGACCGATCACCTCGTCAGGATGCTCTTCGGAGGAAGCGAGGGCGCCGCCATGTCGGAGCGGATCGACGAGCGGATCGACCGACTGCCCGGTCTCGCCGGGCTGGGATTGGTCGACGACGTCCGTCGGTCGGTGGCCGCCTGA